One window of Lytechinus variegatus isolate NC3 chromosome 2, Lvar_3.0, whole genome shotgun sequence genomic DNA carries:
- the LOC121409395 gene encoding ras-related protein Rab-6B-like: MQFSTHRPPIFKVILLGESGVGKTSLYQRFRARDIPLTQRTALTLDSYQYNRQFPVGPQSKPIQIELWDTANMERMHSLTDNYFRETTAAILVYDIADSQSLQRLSDWRNDFRYHSERTLMFLVGNKVDLPPDKYDEDQTTIEHARKVMATNFEDVLGAYEVSAKEDYKVEEMFHKIGQILWENYKDERESTGTRSLPEIPEGMGTIKLGKHDKGTRLRFSFKKEKCCY; encoded by the exons ATGCAGTTCAGTACTCACAGACCCCCTATATTCAAAGTAATTCTCTTGGGGGAGTCGGGTGTCGGCAAGACTTCACTTTACCAACGGTTCAGAGCAAGGGATATACCTCTTACACAAAGAACAGCGCTTACACTGGACAGCTATCAGTACAACCGACAGTTTCCAGTGGGACCACAGAGCAAACCTATACAG ATTGAACTCTGGGACACAGCAAACATGGAGAGGATGCATTCACTCACCGATAATTATTTCCGAGAGACAACAGCAGCTATCCTCGTCTACGACATCGCAGATAGTCAATCCCTTCAAAGATTGTCAGATTGGAGGAATGATTTCAGATACCATTCAGAAAGAACTTTAATGTTCCTTGTCGGAAACAAGGTAGATTTACCGCCAGACAAATACGACGAGGATCAGACGACAATCGAACACGCGCGAAAAGTAATGGCGACAAATTTTGAGGATGTTCTCGGCGCGTACGAGGTATCAGCAAAAGAGGATTACAAAGTGGAAGAAATGTTCCATAAGATCGGACAGATTCTGTGGGAGAACTATAAAGATGAAAGGGAAAGTACAGGAACTAGAAGCTTGCCAGAGATACCAGAAGGAATGGGGACTATCAAGTTGGgaaaacatgataaaggaacGAGATTGAGGTTTTCATTCAAGAAGGAAAAATGTTGTTATTGA